Proteins encoded by one window of Mus musculus strain C57BL/6J chromosome 10, GRCm38.p6 C57BL/6J:
- the Nmrk2 gene encoding nicotinamide riboside kinase 2 isoform X1, whose amino-acid sequence MKLIIGIGGVTNGGKTTLTNSLLKALPNCCVIHQDDFFKPKPWGPVFQPQDQIAVGEDGFKQWDVLESLDMETMLSTVQAWVKDPHKFARAHGVSLQSGASDTHVLLLEGFLLYSYRPLVDLYSQRYFLTVPYEECKRRRRSRTYMVPDPPGLFDGHVWPMYQKYRREMEQDGVEVVYLDGMKSPEGLFHQVLEDIQNRLLNTS is encoded by the exons ATGAAACTCATCATAGGCATTGGAGG GGTGACCAACGGTGGGAAGACCACCCTGACCAACAGCCTCCTCAAGGCGCTGCCCAACTGCTGCGTGATCCATCAGGATGACTTCTTCAAG CCCAAACCTTGGGGTCCTGTGTTTCAGCCCCAGGACCAAATAGCAGTCGGAGAGGACGGCTTTAAACAGTGGGACG TGCTTGAGTCCCTGGACATGGAGACCATGCTCAGCACGGTGCAGGCCTGGGTGAAGGATCCACACAAGTTTGCACGCGCTCATGGCGTCAGCCTTCAGTCAGGTGCCTCGGACACCCACGTACTCCTCCTCGAGGGTTTCCTACTGTACAGCTACAG GCCCCTGGTGGACTTGTACAGCCAACGCTACTTCCTGACCGTGCCGTATGAGGAATGCAAGCGGAGGAGAAG AAGCCGTACTTACATGGTCCCTGATCCTCCTGGCCTGTTTGATGGTCACGTGTGGCCCATGTACCAGAAGTATAGACGGGAGATGGAGCAGGACGGGGTGGAAGTGG TCTATTTAGATGGCATGAAGTCCCCGGAGGGACTCTTCCATCAAGTTCTGGAGGATATTCAAAACAGACTGCTCAACACATCCTAG
- the Dapk3 gene encoding death-associated protein kinase 3 isoform a (isoform a is encoded by transcript variant 1) — translation MAEDAPVSPESFRRPAAMSTFRQEDVEDHYEMGEELGSGQFAIVRKCQQKGTGMEYAAKFIKKRRLPSSRRGVSREEIEREVSILREIRHPNIITLHDVFENKTDVVLILELVSGGELFDFLAEKESLTEDEATQFLKQILDGVHYLHSKRIAHFDLKPENIMLLDKHAASPRIKLIDFGIAHRIEAGSEFKNIFGTPEFVAPEIVNYEPLGLEADMWSIGVITYILLSGASPFLGETKQETLTNISAVNYDFDEEYFSSTSELAKDFIRRLLVKDPKRRMTIAQSLEHSWIKVRRREDGARKPERRRLRAARLREYSLKSHSSMPRNTSYASFERFSRVLEDVAAAEQGLRELQRGRRQCRERVCALRAAAEQREARCRDGSAGLGRDLRRLRTELGRTEALRTRAQEEARAALLGAGGLKRRLCRLENRYDALAAQVAAEVQFVRDLVRALEQERLQAECGVR, via the exons ATGGCTGAGGACG CTCCTGTGTCCCCAGAATCCTTCAGAAGGCCAGCCGCCATGTCCACATTCAGGCAAGAGGATGTTGAGGACCATTATGAGATGGGAGAGGAGCTTGGCAG TGGCCAATTTGCCATCGTGCGCAAGTGCCAGCAGAAGGGCACGGGCATGGAGTATGCAGCCAAGTTCATCAAGAAGCGGCGCCTGCCATCCAGCCGGCGCGGTGTGAGCCGGGAGGAGATCGAACGCGAGGTGAGCATCCTGCGCGAGATCCGCCACCCCAACATCATAACACTGCATGACGTGTTCGAGAACAAGACAGATGTGGTGCTGATCCTGGAGCTGGTGTCCGGTGGCGAGCTTTTCGACTTCCTGGCCGAGAAGGAGTCATTGACGGAGGATGAGGCCACGCAGTTCCTCAAACAAATCCTAGACGGTGTCCACTACCTGCACTCCAAGCGCATCGCACACTTTGACCTGAAG CCCGAGAACATCATGTTGCTGGACAAGCACGCAGCCAGCCCCCGCATTAAGCTCATCGACTTTGGCATCGCGCACAGGATCGAGGCTGGCAGCGAGTTCAAGAACATCTTTGGCACACCCGAGTTTGTCG CCCCCGAGATCGTGAACTATGAGCCACTTGGCTTGGAGGCTGACATGTG GAGCATTGGCGTCATCACCTACATCCT CCTGAGCGGAGCGTCCCCATTCCTGGGCGAGACCAAGCAGGAGACGCTGACGAACATCTCAGCAGTGAACTATGACTTTGATGAGGAATACTTCAGCAGCACCAGCGAGCTGGCCAAGGACTTCATCCGCAGGCTGCTGGTCAAAGACCCCAA GAGGAGGATGACCATCGCACAGAGCCTGGAGCATTCCTGGATCAAG GTGCGCAGGCGCGAGGACGGCGCCCGGAAGCCAGAGCGACGGCGGCTGCGCGCCGCGCGCCTGCGCGAGTACAGCCTCAAGTCCCACTCGAGCATGCCGCGCAACACGAGCTACGCCAGCTTCGAGCGCTTCTCACGCGTGCTGGAGGACGTGGCGGCGGCAGAGCAGGGGCTGCGCGAGCTGCAGCGAGGCAGGCGCCAGTGCCGGGAGCGCGTGTGTGCGCTGCGCGCGGCCGCCGAGCAGCGGGAGGCGCGCTGCCGCGACGGGAGCGCAGGGCTAGGGCGCGACCTGCGACGCCTGCGCACGGAGCTGGGGCGCACCGAGGCTCTGCGCACGCGCGCGCAGGAGGAGGCGCGGGCGGCGCTGTTGGGTGCCGGGGGCCTGAAGCGTCGCCTGTGTCGCCTGGAGAACCGTTACGACGCGCTAGCCGCTCAGGTGGCCGCTGAGGTGCAATTCGTGCGCGACCTGGTGCGTGCGCTGGAGCAGGAACGGCTGCAGGCTGAGTGCGGCGTGCGCTAG
- the Eef2 gene encoding elongation factor 2: MVNFTVDQIRAIMDKKANIRNMSVIAHVDHGKSTLTDSLVCKAGIIASARAGETRFTDTRKDEQERCITIKSTAISLFYELSENDLNFIKQSKDGSGFLINLIDSPGHVDFSSEVTAALRVTDGALVVVDCVSGVCVQTETVLRQAIAERIKPVLMMNKMDRALLELQLEPEELYQTFQRIVENVNVIISTYGEGESGPMGNIMIDPVLGTVGFGSGLHGWAFTLKQFAEMYVAKFAAKGEGQLSAAERAKKVEDMMKKLWGDRYFDPANGKFSKSANSPDGKKLPRTFCQLILDPIFKVFDAIMNFRKEETAKLIEKLDIKLDSEDKDKEGKPLLKAVMRRWLPAGDALLQMITIHLPSPVTAQKYRCELLYEGPPDDEAAMGIKSCDPKGPLMMYISKMVPTSDKGRFYAFGRVFSGVVSTGLKVRIMGPNYTPGKKEDLYLKPIQRTILMMGRYVEPIEDVPCGNIVGLVGVDQFLVKTGTITTFEHAHNMRVMKFSVSPVVRVAVEAKNPADLPKLVEGLKRLAKSDPMVQCIIEESGEHIIAGAGELHLEICLKDLEEDHACIPIKKSDPVVSYRETVSEESNVLCLSKSPNKHNRLYMKARPFPDGLAEDIDKGEVSARQELKARARYLAEKYEWDVAEARKIWCFGPDGTGPNILTDITKGVQYLNEIKDSVVAGFQWATKEGALCEENMRGVRFDVHDVTLHADAIHRGGGQIIPTARRCLYASVLTAQPRLMEPIYLVEIQCPEQVVGGIYGVLNRKRGHVFEESQVAGTPMFVVKAYLPVNESFGFTADLRSNTGGQAFPQCVFDHWQILPGDPFDNSSRPSQVVAETRKRKGLKEGIPALDNFLDKL; this comes from the exons ATG GTGAACTTCACAGTAGATCAGATCCGTGCCATCATGGACAAGAAAGCCAACATCCGGAACATGTCAGTCATCGCCCATGTGGACCACGGCAAGTCCACGCTGACCGACTCCCTTGTGTGCAAGGCTGGCATCATTGCCTCTGCCCGAGCTGGGGAGACGCGCTTCACTGACACTCGCAAGGATGAGCAGGAGCGCTGCATCACAATCAAATCCAC CGCCATCTCCCTCTTCTACGAGCTCTCTGAGAACGACCTGAACTTCATTAAGCAGAGCAAGGATGGCTCGGGCTTCCTCATCAACCTCATCGACTCTCCAGGCCATGTGGACTTCTCTTCAGAGGTGACAGCTGCCTTGCGTGTCACCGATGGAGCTCTGGTGGTGGTGGACTGTGTGTCTG GCGTGTGTGTGCAGACAGAAACTGTGCTGCGCCAGGCCATCGCTGAACGCATCAAGCCCGTCCTGATGATGAACAAGATGGACCGGGCCCTGCTGGAGCTGCAGCTGGAGCCCGAGGAGCTCTACCAGACCTTCCAGCGCATCGTGGAGAACGTCAACGTCATCATCTCTACCTACGGCGAGGGCGAGAGTGGGCCCATGGGCAATATCATG ATTGACCCCGTCCTGGGCACCGTAGGCTTTGGTTCTGGCCTGCATGGCTGGGCCTTCACCCTGAAGCAGTTTGCGGAGATGTATGTGGCCAAGTTTGCAGCCAAGGGTGAGGGCCAGCTGAGCGCAGCCGAGCGTGCCAAGAAAGTAGAGGACATGATGAAGAAGCTGTGGGGAGACCG GTACTTTGATCCGGCCAATGGCAAGTTCAGTAAGTCAGCCAATAGCCCAGATGGGAAAAAACTTCCCCGCACCTTCTGCCAGCTCATCCTGGACCCCATCTTCAAG GTGTTCGACGCCATCATGAACTTCAGGAAGGAGGAGACAGCCAAGCTGATCGAGAAGCTGGACATCAAGCTGGACAGCGAGGACAAAGACAAGGAGGGCAAGCCATTGCTCAAGGCTGTGATGCGCCGCTGGCTGCCTGCAGGGGACGCCCTCCTGCAGATGATCACCATCCACTTACCATCCCCCGTCACTGCACAGAAGTACCGTTGTGAGCTGCTATACGAGGGGCCTCCCGACGATGAGGCCGCCATGG GTATTAAGAGCTGCGACCCCAAAGGCCCACTTATGATGTACATTTCCAAGATGGTGCCAACCTCTGACAAAGGCCGCTTCTATGCCTTTGGTAGAGTGTTCTCTGGGGTGGTGTCCACGGGCCTGAAGGTCCGGATCATGGGCCCCAACTACACGCCTGGGAAGAAAGAGGACCTATACCTGAAGCCTATCCAGAG AACCATTCTGATGATGGGCCGCTACGTGGAGCCGATTGAGGACGTGCCATGTGGAAACATTGTGGGGCTGGTCGGAGTGGACCAGTTCCTTGTGAAGACGGGGACCATCACTACCTTTGAGCACGCTCACAACATGCGCGTGATGAAGTTCAGCGTCAGCCCTGTCGTCCGTGTGGCAGTGGAGGCCAAGAACCCAGCTGACCTGCCCAAGCTGGTGGAGGGGCTGAAGCGGCTGGCTAAGTCTGACCCTATGGTGCAG TGCATCATTGAGGAGTCTGGAGAACATATTATTGCTGGCGCCGGTGAGCTGCACCTGGAGATCTGCCTTAAGGACCTGGAGGAGGACCATGCCTGCATCCCCATCAAG AAATCTGACCCTGTTGTGTCATATCGGGAGACAGTCAGTGAGGAATCCAACGTGCTGTGTCTGTCCAAGTCCCCCAATAAGCACAACCGGCTGTACATGAAGGCCAGGCCCTTCCCTGATGGCCTGGCAGAGGACATCGATAAGGGTGAGGTGTCTGCCCGCCAGGAGCTCAAGGCACGTGCCCGCTACCTGGCCGAAAAGTATGAGTGGGACGTTGCTGAAGCCCGCAAGATCTGGTGCTTTGGCCCTGATGGCACTGGCCCCAACATTCTCACCGACATCACCAAGGGTGTGCAGTACCTGAATGAGATCAAGGACAGTGTGGTGGCTGGCTTCCAGTGGGCTACTAAGGAG GGCGCTCTCTGTGAGGAAAACATGCGTGGTGTGCGGTTTGATGTTCATGATGTGACCCTGCATGCTGATGCCATTCACCGGGGAGGTGGCCAGATCATCCCCACAGCACGCCGCTGCCTGTATGCCAGTGTGCTGACCGCACAGCCCCGCCTCATGGAGCCTATCTATCTGGTGGAGATCCAG TGTCCTGAGCAAGTGGTGGGTGGCATCTACGGTGTCCTGAACAGGAAGCGTGGCCATGTGTTTGAGGAGTCCCAGGTGGCTGGTACCCCCATGTTTGTGGTCAAGGCATACCTGCCTGTCAATGAGTCCTTTG GCTTCACCGCTGATCTGCGATCCAACACCGGCGGCCAGGCCTTCCCCCAGTGCGTGTTTGACCACTGGCAGATCCTGCCTGGGGATCCTTTTGACAACAGCAGCCGCCCCAGCCAAGTGGTAGCTGAGACGCGCAAGCGCAAGGGCCTGAAAGAGGGCATCCCAGCGCTGGACAACTTCCTGGACAAACTGTAG
- the Dapk3 gene encoding death-associated protein kinase 3 isoform X3 codes for MSTFRQEDVEDHYEMGEELGSGQFAIVRKCQQKGTGMEYAAKFIKKRRLPSSRRGVSREEIEREVSILREIRHPNIITLHDVFENKTDVVLILELVSGGELFDFLAEKESLTEDEATQFLKQILDGVHYLHSKRIAHFDLKPENIMLLDKHAASPRIKLIDFGIAHRIEAGSEFKNIFGTPEFVAPEIVNYEPLGLEADMCLSGASPFLGETKQETLTNISAVNYDFDEEYFSSTSELAKDFIRRLLVKDPKRRMTIAQSLEHSWIKVRRREDGARKPERRRLRAARLREYSLKSHSSMPRNTSYASFERFSRVLEDVAAAEQGLRELQRGRRQCRERVCALRAAAEQREARCRDGSAGLGRDLRRLRTELGRTEALRTRAQEEARAALLGAGGLKRRLCRLENRYDALAAQVAAEVQFVRDLVRALEQERLQAECGVR; via the exons ATGTCCACATTCAGGCAAGAGGATGTTGAGGACCATTATGAGATGGGAGAGGAGCTTGGCAG TGGCCAATTTGCCATCGTGCGCAAGTGCCAGCAGAAGGGCACGGGCATGGAGTATGCAGCCAAGTTCATCAAGAAGCGGCGCCTGCCATCCAGCCGGCGCGGTGTGAGCCGGGAGGAGATCGAACGCGAGGTGAGCATCCTGCGCGAGATCCGCCACCCCAACATCATAACACTGCATGACGTGTTCGAGAACAAGACAGATGTGGTGCTGATCCTGGAGCTGGTGTCCGGTGGCGAGCTTTTCGACTTCCTGGCCGAGAAGGAGTCATTGACGGAGGATGAGGCCACGCAGTTCCTCAAACAAATCCTAGACGGTGTCCACTACCTGCACTCCAAGCGCATCGCACACTTTGACCTGAAG CCCGAGAACATCATGTTGCTGGACAAGCACGCAGCCAGCCCCCGCATTAAGCTCATCGACTTTGGCATCGCGCACAGGATCGAGGCTGGCAGCGAGTTCAAGAACATCTTTGGCACACCCGAGTTTGTCG CCCCCGAGATCGTGAACTATGAGCCACTTGGCTTGGAGGCTGACATGTG CCTGAGCGGAGCGTCCCCATTCCTGGGCGAGACCAAGCAGGAGACGCTGACGAACATCTCAGCAGTGAACTATGACTTTGATGAGGAATACTTCAGCAGCACCAGCGAGCTGGCCAAGGACTTCATCCGCAGGCTGCTGGTCAAAGACCCCAA GAGGAGGATGACCATCGCACAGAGCCTGGAGCATTCCTGGATCAAG GTGCGCAGGCGCGAGGACGGCGCCCGGAAGCCAGAGCGACGGCGGCTGCGCGCCGCGCGCCTGCGCGAGTACAGCCTCAAGTCCCACTCGAGCATGCCGCGCAACACGAGCTACGCCAGCTTCGAGCGCTTCTCACGCGTGCTGGAGGACGTGGCGGCGGCAGAGCAGGGGCTGCGCGAGCTGCAGCGAGGCAGGCGCCAGTGCCGGGAGCGCGTGTGTGCGCTGCGCGCGGCCGCCGAGCAGCGGGAGGCGCGCTGCCGCGACGGGAGCGCAGGGCTAGGGCGCGACCTGCGACGCCTGCGCACGGAGCTGGGGCGCACCGAGGCTCTGCGCACGCGCGCGCAGGAGGAGGCGCGGGCGGCGCTGTTGGGTGCCGGGGGCCTGAAGCGTCGCCTGTGTCGCCTGGAGAACCGTTACGACGCGCTAGCCGCTCAGGTGGCCGCTGAGGTGCAATTCGTGCGCGACCTGGTGCGTGCGCTGGAGCAGGAACGGCTGCAGGCTGAGTGCGGCGTGCGCTAG
- the Dapk3 gene encoding death-associated protein kinase 3 isoform X1 encodes MAEDAPVSPESFRRPAAMSTFRQEDVEDHYEMGEELGSGQFAIVRKCQQKGTGMEYAAKFIKKRRLPSSRRGVSREEIEREVSILREIRHPNIITLHDVFENKTDVVLILELVSGGELFDFLAEKESLTEDEATQFLKQILDGVHYLHSKRIAHFDLKPENIMLLDKHAASPRIKLIDFGIAHRIEAGSEFKNIFGTPEFVAPEIVNYEPLGLEADMCLSGASPFLGETKQETLTNISAVNYDFDEEYFSSTSELAKDFIRRLLVKDPKRRMTIAQSLEHSWIKVRRREDGARKPERRRLRAARLREYSLKSHSSMPRNTSYASFERFSRVLEDVAAAEQGLRELQRGRRQCRERVCALRAAAEQREARCRDGSAGLGRDLRRLRTELGRTEALRTRAQEEARAALLGAGGLKRRLCRLENRYDALAAQVAAEVQFVRDLVRALEQERLQAECGVR; translated from the exons ATGGCTGAGGACG CTCCTGTGTCCCCAGAATCCTTCAGAAGGCCAGCCGCCATGTCCACATTCAGGCAAGAGGATGTTGAGGACCATTATGAGATGGGAGAGGAGCTTGGCAG TGGCCAATTTGCCATCGTGCGCAAGTGCCAGCAGAAGGGCACGGGCATGGAGTATGCAGCCAAGTTCATCAAGAAGCGGCGCCTGCCATCCAGCCGGCGCGGTGTGAGCCGGGAGGAGATCGAACGCGAGGTGAGCATCCTGCGCGAGATCCGCCACCCCAACATCATAACACTGCATGACGTGTTCGAGAACAAGACAGATGTGGTGCTGATCCTGGAGCTGGTGTCCGGTGGCGAGCTTTTCGACTTCCTGGCCGAGAAGGAGTCATTGACGGAGGATGAGGCCACGCAGTTCCTCAAACAAATCCTAGACGGTGTCCACTACCTGCACTCCAAGCGCATCGCACACTTTGACCTGAAG CCCGAGAACATCATGTTGCTGGACAAGCACGCAGCCAGCCCCCGCATTAAGCTCATCGACTTTGGCATCGCGCACAGGATCGAGGCTGGCAGCGAGTTCAAGAACATCTTTGGCACACCCGAGTTTGTCG CCCCCGAGATCGTGAACTATGAGCCACTTGGCTTGGAGGCTGACATGTG CCTGAGCGGAGCGTCCCCATTCCTGGGCGAGACCAAGCAGGAGACGCTGACGAACATCTCAGCAGTGAACTATGACTTTGATGAGGAATACTTCAGCAGCACCAGCGAGCTGGCCAAGGACTTCATCCGCAGGCTGCTGGTCAAAGACCCCAA GAGGAGGATGACCATCGCACAGAGCCTGGAGCATTCCTGGATCAAG GTGCGCAGGCGCGAGGACGGCGCCCGGAAGCCAGAGCGACGGCGGCTGCGCGCCGCGCGCCTGCGCGAGTACAGCCTCAAGTCCCACTCGAGCATGCCGCGCAACACGAGCTACGCCAGCTTCGAGCGCTTCTCACGCGTGCTGGAGGACGTGGCGGCGGCAGAGCAGGGGCTGCGCGAGCTGCAGCGAGGCAGGCGCCAGTGCCGGGAGCGCGTGTGTGCGCTGCGCGCGGCCGCCGAGCAGCGGGAGGCGCGCTGCCGCGACGGGAGCGCAGGGCTAGGGCGCGACCTGCGACGCCTGCGCACGGAGCTGGGGCGCACCGAGGCTCTGCGCACGCGCGCGCAGGAGGAGGCGCGGGCGGCGCTGTTGGGTGCCGGGGGCCTGAAGCGTCGCCTGTGTCGCCTGGAGAACCGTTACGACGCGCTAGCCGCTCAGGTGGCCGCTGAGGTGCAATTCGTGCGCGACCTGGTGCGTGCGCTGGAGCAGGAACGGCTGCAGGCTGAGTGCGGCGTGCGCTAG
- the Dapk3 gene encoding death-associated protein kinase 3 isoform b (isoform b is encoded by transcript variant 3), protein MSTFRQEDVEDHYEMGEELGSGQFAIVRKCQQKGTGMEYAAKFIKKRRLPSSRRGVSREEIEREVSILREIRHPNIITLHDVFENKTDVVLILELVSGGELFDFLAEKESLTEDEATQFLKQILDGVHYLHSKRIAHFDLKPENIMLLDKHAASPRIKLIDFGIAHRIEAGSEFKNIFGTPEFVAPEIVNYEPLGLEADMWSIGVITYILLSGASPFLGETKQETLTNISAVNYDFDEEYFSSTSELAKDFIRRLLVKDPKRRMTIAQSLEHSWIKVRRREDGARKPERRRLRAARLREYSLKSHSSMPRNTSYASFERFSRVLEDVAAAEQGLRELQRGRRQCRERVCALRAAAEQREARCRDGSAGLGRDLRRLRTELGRTEALRTRAQEEARAALLGAGGLKRRLCRLENRYDALAAQVAAEVQFVRDLVRALEQERLQAECGVR, encoded by the exons ATGTCCACATTCAGGCAAGAGGATGTTGAGGACCATTATGAGATGGGAGAGGAGCTTGGCAG TGGCCAATTTGCCATCGTGCGCAAGTGCCAGCAGAAGGGCACGGGCATGGAGTATGCAGCCAAGTTCATCAAGAAGCGGCGCCTGCCATCCAGCCGGCGCGGTGTGAGCCGGGAGGAGATCGAACGCGAGGTGAGCATCCTGCGCGAGATCCGCCACCCCAACATCATAACACTGCATGACGTGTTCGAGAACAAGACAGATGTGGTGCTGATCCTGGAGCTGGTGTCCGGTGGCGAGCTTTTCGACTTCCTGGCCGAGAAGGAGTCATTGACGGAGGATGAGGCCACGCAGTTCCTCAAACAAATCCTAGACGGTGTCCACTACCTGCACTCCAAGCGCATCGCACACTTTGACCTGAAG CCCGAGAACATCATGTTGCTGGACAAGCACGCAGCCAGCCCCCGCATTAAGCTCATCGACTTTGGCATCGCGCACAGGATCGAGGCTGGCAGCGAGTTCAAGAACATCTTTGGCACACCCGAGTTTGTCG CCCCCGAGATCGTGAACTATGAGCCACTTGGCTTGGAGGCTGACATGTG GAGCATTGGCGTCATCACCTACATCCT CCTGAGCGGAGCGTCCCCATTCCTGGGCGAGACCAAGCAGGAGACGCTGACGAACATCTCAGCAGTGAACTATGACTTTGATGAGGAATACTTCAGCAGCACCAGCGAGCTGGCCAAGGACTTCATCCGCAGGCTGCTGGTCAAAGACCCCAA GAGGAGGATGACCATCGCACAGAGCCTGGAGCATTCCTGGATCAAG GTGCGCAGGCGCGAGGACGGCGCCCGGAAGCCAGAGCGACGGCGGCTGCGCGCCGCGCGCCTGCGCGAGTACAGCCTCAAGTCCCACTCGAGCATGCCGCGCAACACGAGCTACGCCAGCTTCGAGCGCTTCTCACGCGTGCTGGAGGACGTGGCGGCGGCAGAGCAGGGGCTGCGCGAGCTGCAGCGAGGCAGGCGCCAGTGCCGGGAGCGCGTGTGTGCGCTGCGCGCGGCCGCCGAGCAGCGGGAGGCGCGCTGCCGCGACGGGAGCGCAGGGCTAGGGCGCGACCTGCGACGCCTGCGCACGGAGCTGGGGCGCACCGAGGCTCTGCGCACGCGCGCGCAGGAGGAGGCGCGGGCGGCGCTGTTGGGTGCCGGGGGCCTGAAGCGTCGCCTGTGTCGCCTGGAGAACCGTTACGACGCGCTAGCCGCTCAGGTGGCCGCTGAGGTGCAATTCGTGCGCGACCTGGTGCGTGCGCTGGAGCAGGAACGGCTGCAGGCTGAGTGCGGCGTGCGCTAG
- the Nmrk2 gene encoding nicotinamide riboside kinase 2, which yields MKLIIGIGGVTNGGKTTLTNSLLKALPNCCVIHQDDFFKPQDQIAVGEDGFKQWDVLESLDMETMLSTVQAWVKDPHKFARAHGVSLQSGASDTHVLLLEGFLLYSYRPLVDLYSQRYFLTVPYEECKRRRRSRTYMVPDPPGLFDGHVWPMYQKYRREMEQDGVEVVYLDGMKSPEGLFHQVLEDIQNRLLNTS from the exons ATGAAACTCATCATAGGCATTGGAGG GGTGACCAACGGTGGGAAGACCACCCTGACCAACAGCCTCCTCAAGGCGCTGCCCAACTGCTGCGTGATCCATCAGGATGACTTCTTCAAG CCCCAGGACCAAATAGCAGTCGGAGAGGACGGCTTTAAACAGTGGGACG TGCTTGAGTCCCTGGACATGGAGACCATGCTCAGCACGGTGCAGGCCTGGGTGAAGGATCCACACAAGTTTGCACGCGCTCATGGCGTCAGCCTTCAGTCAGGTGCCTCGGACACCCACGTACTCCTCCTCGAGGGTTTCCTACTGTACAGCTACAG GCCCCTGGTGGACTTGTACAGCCAACGCTACTTCCTGACCGTGCCGTATGAGGAATGCAAGCGGAGGAGAAG AAGCCGTACTTACATGGTCCCTGATCCTCCTGGCCTGTTTGATGGTCACGTGTGGCCCATGTACCAGAAGTATAGACGGGAGATGGAGCAGGACGGGGTGGAAGTGG TCTATTTAGATGGCATGAAGTCCCCGGAGGGACTCTTCCATCAAGTTCTGGAGGATATTCAAAACAGACTGCTCAACACATCCTAG